The genomic interval AAATCTTGGAAATGGCCGATTGTACAATTTATATTTATGACTCTATTAGCTTATATATCTTCTTTTTTAGTATATCAAATTTTAAAATAAAATTATGTGGCAATATATTGTTGTTGGAATACTTTTTTTATATTCAGTAATCTCTTTATTAAGAACTTTATGGAAATTTTTTTTTACGAAAAAAAAATCTTGTAAAAAAAAATGCAATTGGAAATTTTAATTTTCTTTCCATCCAATGGAAGAGTAAATAGAATTTTTAAATAAATCAGACAAAGATATTCCAGCTATTTTTAATTGTTTTGGAAAAATACTTTCTTTAGAAAGACCAGGAACTGTGTTTATTTCTAAAAAAAATGGATTTCCATTTACAATAATATATTCAGATCTAGATATTCCTGACAAATTCAATATTTTATATATTCTTTTCGATAATTCTTGAATTCTTTTATCAATTTTTGGAAATAATCTGGCAGGTGTTATTTCTTGAGATTCCCCAGAATATTTTGATTCAAAATCAAAAAAATCATTTTTACTAATTATTTCTGTAATTGGCAAAACTTTAATTTCATTTTTAAATGAAATCACTCCTACTGAAACTTCCATCCCTTTGAGATCTGATTCTATGATGATCTCATCATCTGTTTTAAAAGCTGTCTCTAATGCAAAAATCAAATTTTTTTTTTCATAAACTTTCGATATCCCTAAACTAGATCCAGATCTATTAGGTTTTACAAAACATGGAAGTCCTACTTTTTGAAGGATTTTCTTTTCACAAAAAAATTGATTTTTATTTAAAAAAATAGATTTTGCAATATTTACCCCAAATTTTTTCAATAAGGATAAACAATATTTTTTGTTAAAAGTTACACTTGCATGGTGAAAATGGCATCCTGTATAAGGAATTTTTAGCAAATGAAAATAAGCTTGCAGAATTCCATCTTCTCCTGGAGTTCCATGAATCGCATTAAAGACACAATCAAATTTTAAAACTTTATTTTTTACAAAAACTGTAAAATCCTGTTTATTTACAGGATATTCCTGATTATTGGTTTCATCTATAAAAACCCATTTTTCTCTTAAAATAAGTATTTTATATGGTTCAAATTCTTCTTTATTTAAATTATCATAAACTTCTTTTCCGCTTTTAAGTGATATCACAGACTCTTTTGTGTACCCACCCATAACGATAGCTATTTTTTTCTTCATTGTATTGTTATTTATTTTTTTTTATTAATAATACAAAATTTCATAATCTCACAAAAAAAAAACAAATAGAATCATGAATCCATTTTTTTTATCTTTATTTACTTGTTTTTATTTAGATTAGATATTTATAGAAATAAATCTGAATATGTAATTATAACATGAATTATTCTAAATTTTGTTTAATTTTCATAATCAACTTGTTCATATCTATATTGATTTTGTATAAAATTACTAGTGTTTCATTGAAATGGATAGATATTTACACAAAACACGGTTCTTATGTTATAGTCCCAGATCTTCATTCTTTAACTTTGGAGAAATCTATAATTCTTTTAAAAAAATTGGGATTAAAATATGATATAGATACATCACGTTATGATCCTTCTTTTAGCCCTTATCAAGTTATTTCCTTTTCTCCAGAAGCGGGAGATCATGTAAAAAAAGGAAGACATATATATATACAAGCTAACGCTAACGCTAATAATACAAAAACGTTTCCATCCACTGTTGTTTTACCTAATATTATTAATAAAAACAAAAAAACAGCTGTTAAATTGCTTCATGCCAATCATCTTTTAGTGAAAGAAATAAAATATAGAAACGATATTTCTAGGGATATTGTATTGAAAGTTTTTTTTCAAGGAAACCCTATTCAATCTGGATCTATTTTACAGAATCAAGATGCAGTCACTTTATTAATTGGAAAAGGAAAAAAAGAATACGAAGTCCCCAATGTAATTGGAATGGATTTACATACTGCTACTTCTACTTTAAAATCAAAATCATTTAACATTATTAACGTTTATTATGAGAATTCTACTCCCCAGCCATCAACATCAGAATCAGAAGATGATGATCGTTCTGAAAACAGAAACAAAAAAAAAGTCTATCGTCAAAATCCTTATCCTGGAATAAAAATACAAAATAATAAATCTATTCAAATTTGGTTAACTTCTAATAATGATTTATTAATTCGTTCAGAATCAGAATATTTCAACAACAAGAAGAAAGACTTAGACAACAACAAGAAGAAAGACTTAGACAACAACAAGAAGAAAGACTTAGACAACAACAAGAAGAAAGACTTAGACAACAACAAGAAGAAAGACTTAGACAACAACAAGAAGAAAGACTTAGACAACAACAAGAAGAANNNNNNNNNNNNNNNNNNNNNNNNNNNNNNNNNNNNNNNNNNNNNNATTTCAATAATAATAACAAGAAGAAGAAAGACTTAGACAACAAAAAGAAAAAAGATTTCAATAATAATAACAAGAAGAAGAAAGACTTAGACAACAAAAAGAAAAAAGATTTCAATAATAATAACAAGAAGAAGAAAGACTTAGACAACAAAAAGAAAAAAGATTTCAATAATAATAACAAGAAGAAGAAAGACTTAGACAACAAAAAGAAAAAAGATTTCAATAATAATAACAAGAAGAAGAAAGACTTAGACAACAAAAAGAAAAAAGATTTCAATAATAATAACAAGAAGAAGAAAGACTTAGACAACAAAAAGAAAAAAGATTTCAATAATAATAACAAGAAGAAGAAAGACTTAGACAACAAAAAGAAAAAAGATTAAGAAGTTGAAATAAAATAATAAGCATTTAAATAAAATAAAAAAAATGCCTATATTCAAATTCCTAGCAGATAAAGATCAAAAACCTATTCGTATTGACAAATTTTTGATACAAGCAATCCCAAATATTAGCAGGAATCAAATTCAAAAATCTACTAGACTAGGAAAAATATCAGTGAATGAACGTATCATAAAAAAAAATAATTATAAAATCAAACCTTTAGATTCTATAATTATAGAAACTATCCCTACATCCATTTTTTTCTTAGATGAAGAATACAAAAATATTATAGAAGAAAAAATTCCTCTTGATATTCTTCATGAAGACAAAGATGTTTTAGTTGTAAATAAACCTGCAGGTATGGTAGTACATCCAGGATTCGGACACGAAAAAGGAACATTAATTCATGGAATTAAATATCATTTAAAAAAAAATTCTAATCAAAATAGATTTCCTCCTAGATTAGGGTTAATTCATAGAATAGATAAAGATACTTCAGGATTACTTCTTTTAGCAAAAAATGAACATTCTCAAAAATGGTTATTACAACAATTTTTTCATAAAACTATTAAAAGAAAATATATTGCTTTAGTATGGGGGGATTTACAAAAAAAAGAGGGGAGTATAACTGGATTTATAGGAAGAGATCCTAAAAATAGAAAAAGAATGATTCTATTTCAAAATCCTTTCCCTTACAAAGGGAAATATTCAATAACTCATTATAAAATCCTGGAAAGATACCCGAATATAACATATATTTCTTGTAATATAGAAACAGGAAAAACACATCAAATAAGAGCCCATTTCAAATATTTAGGACATCCTTTATTCAATGATTCTACTTATGGGGGGGATCAAATTCTTATGAAGAAAAAACTATCTAAAAAAAATATTGAATTTTTTAATATGTGTTTAAAAATTTTAAAAAGACAAGCATTACATGCTATTTCTCTTTCTTTTATCCATCCAAGAAATAAGAGAAAATATAATTTTACATGTCCAATACCTGAAGATTTTAAAAATGTTTTACTAAAATGCAGAGATAAATTTTAAATAGAAAAAATTCTATTATTTCACAATACTGTTCCTTTAAGAAGGAGATAAGATATAGAGAAATATATAATCAGTCCAATTACATCGACTAATGTCGCTACAAAAGGAGCAGAAGAACTTGCTGGATCTCCTCTAAATTTTTTAATGATAAAAGGAAACATAGATCCGCTAAAAGTCCCCCATAAAACTACACCTATCAAAGAAAAAAAAACAGTTAATCCAACCAAAATACAATGAGGACCATAATTATATAAATTAATACTATGCCAAGTCATAATCCGTATAAAACCTGTTAATCCTAAAATACTACCTAAAAAAAAACCGCATATTATTTCTCTACGCATGACAGTCCACCAATCTTTTATTTTTACTTCTCCTAAAGCCATAGCTTGAATAACTAAACTAGCTGCTTGAGCTCCACTATTTCCACCACTTGAGACTACTAATGGAATAAATAACGCCAAGACTACTGCTTTTTCTATCACACTTGAAAATTGCTGCATTACCGTTGTTGTAATCATTTCGCCCATAAATAACAAAGTAAGCCAACCAGCTCTTTTTTTTATTAATTTTAATAAAGGAACATTAAGATAAGATTGATTCAATACTTCCATCCCCCCAATTTTTTGAATATCCTCTCTATAATTTTCATTTAATACCCATAAAATATCATCTATGGTTACTATCCCCAATAAAATTTTCTGATCATCTATCACGGGAAGAGAAACTCTATTGTTCAGAGAAAACATTTTTGTAGCTTCTTCTTCTGTATCTGTTACATATAATACTGCAGTAGATTGTTTATTCATTAAATCAGACACTTTAGTTTTTGTATCTACTAATAAAAATTCTCTGATTTTTATATCACCTACTAATTTTCCTGTTTGATCAACTATATATATAATTTCTATAACATCACTATTCTTTCCTTCTTTTCGTATATAATCTAATACTTTTTGTACATTCCAAGTATTTTGGACAGATAAGTAATATGGGATCATTAAACGACCAACACTATTTTCAGGATATCCCAAAGAAACTAATGTTTGACGTTTTTCTTCCGGATTCAAATATTTAATTAGATCTTTTAAAGAATTTTTGGGAAGATTTTCCAAAAAAGAAACACGGTCATCTACTGATAATTTATTTAAAAATTCCATCATTTGAATTGATGGAAGATCTTCTATAATTTTTTTTTTTATAGAAAAATCTAAAACCTTAAAAACAGAAGTTGCTTTACATATTTTTAATAAACTAAATATTGTTACAATTTTATTTGGATGATCTTGAATTAATTTCACCAAATAGCTTATCGTTTGATTGTTCAAAAATTTTTTGTTCAAATTATTTTTGAAATAATTGGAATTAAACATTTCTTTTCTTGTTTAGAAAAAAATTCATATTTACAAATATTGAAATTAATTTCAATATTATTGAATAGTAATTTTTTAATTATAAAATATGGAATATAATTTTCGTGAAATTGAAAAACGATGGCAAATATATTGGAAAAATAATCATCTTTTTCATACAAAAGAAGAAGAAAAACAGAAAAAATATTATATTTTGAATATGTTTCCTTATCCATCTGGAGCAGGCCTTCATGTTGGCCATTGTTTAGGATATATTGCATCAGATATTTATGCAAGATATAAAAGATCAGAAGGATATAATGTACTAAACCCTATAGGATTCGATTCTTTTGGACTTCCTGCTGAACAATATGCAATACAAACTGGCCAACACCCTTATGAAACTACTCGTAAAAATGTTAAAAGATATCAAGAACAGATAAATCAAATAGGAATTTCTTTCGATTGGAGTCGTTCATTATGTACAAGTGATCCTAATTATTATCGTTGGACTCAATGGATGTTTATTCAAATTTTTAATTCTTGGTATGACAAAAAAAGTGAACAAGCTAAACCTATAGAAATTTTGATTGATGAATTTAATAAAAACGGAAATTTGTCGGTCTCCGCAAGCAGTACTTTAAACTATCAATTTGATTCTAATACATGGAAAGAATTCAATTCTTATGAAAAAGAATCCGTTCTTTTAGAATATCGTTTAGCTTTTTTATGTAAAAATACAGTTAATTGGTGTCCAGATTTAGGAACTGTTTTAGCAAATGATGAAATAAAAAACGGAAAAAGTCAAAGAGGGGGATATCCTATTTATAAAAAGAAAATGCTACAATGGCATATAAGAATCAGTTCGTATGGAGAAAGACTTTTAAAGGGATTAGAATCTATTAACTGTTCTAAATCCTTTAAAAATTTGCAGAAAAATTGGATAGGAAAAAACTTAGGTGCATCCATTCTATTGAAAATTTTATTTCAAAAAGAAAATATAAAAAAAGTGGAATTATTTATTCCTAGACCAGAAACTATATTTGGAATGACTTTTATTATTTTATCTACAGATCATCCTATTGCAGAAAAAATTTCTATTTCTACACATAAAAAAAATGTGATCAACTATAAAAAAAATAAGGGGGGGGGAGCTTCATTAGGATTAGTAGGAAAAAATAATGAAACTATTTCTGGAGTGTTCACAGGGAACTATGTTTTTCATCCATTTATTAAAATGAAAAAGATTCCTATTTATATTAGTAATGATTTCTCTGTAGACCAGAAAACAAAATCTATAATAGGGATCCCGGGGCATGAAAAATATAGTCTAGAATTTGCAAAAAAATTTGGATTAGAAATCCTACTTGTCCTTATTCCTGAAAAAAAAGAAAAAATTCTTGATCCTAGTAGTAGTAAAAAAGTCATTCCTTATGAAGGAGAAAATGGGACATGCATAAATTCTGATTTTTTAAATGGATTAAACACAAAAGAAGCAAAAGAAAAAATTATTCAAATTCTGGAACAAAAACATATTGGAAAAAAAAGAAATACGTATAAATTACGTGATGCGGTTTTTTCTAGACAAAGATATTGGGGGGAGCCAATTCCTATTTATTTTAAAAATAAAATTCCAAAAACTATTCCTGTTGATAAACTTCCTCTTCTTCTCCCGAAAATAGAAAATTTTCATCCAAAAGATGGAAAATCTCCATTGATTAGAGTCAATAACTGGGCTTGGGATGAAAAAAATATGAAAATAGTTTCAAAAAAACTTGTTGACAATCAACAAGTTTTTCCACTAGAAACTAGTACTATGCCAAGTTGGGCAGGATCCAGTTGGTATTTTCTTCGTTATATGGATGTTCATAACCATCGATTTTTCATAGAAAAGAAAAAAGAACATTATTGGAAAAATATTGATTTATATATTGGAGGATCTGAGCATACTACAGGACATTTAATTTATGCAAGATTTTGGAATAAATTTCTAAAAGATAGAGGATGGATCAGTTCAGAAGAACCTTTTAAGAAAATATTAAATCAAGGAATGATTCTTAGTTATTCTGCTATAATCCTAAAAATTATTGGAGAAAATACATTCGTTTCTTATGGATTAAGAAATCAAACTAATAATTTATCTTTTCAAGAAATTTATGTTGATATATCTCTTTTAAAAAAAGATAATAAATTAAATATCAAAAACTTAAAAAAATGGGCGCCCGAATTTTCTAATGCTAAATTCCTGTTAGAAGAAGGAAATTTTTTCTGTAAAAGAAAATTAGAAAAAATGTCAAAGTCTAAATATAATGTAATTAATCCAGATCAAATTTATGAAAAATATGGATCAGATGTATTTCGTCTTTATGAAATGTTTTTGGGGCCTATTACACAATCAAAACCTTGGGATGATGAAAAAATAAACGGAATAAAAAATTTTATGAATAAGTTCTGGCGTTTATTTCACAAAAACGGAAAATTTCAGATTAGTGAATTATCTCCAACTTTAGAAGAATTCAAAATATTACATTATGCAATCAAAAAATTGCATAAAAAAATAAAATCTTTTTCTTTCAATACATCTATTAGTATTTTTATGATTCTTGTGAACCAATTAACTATTCTAAAATGTAATAAAAGAAATATATTAGAACCATTAGTAAAATTAATGGCTCCGTTTGTCCCTCATATTTCTGAAGAAATATGGAAAAAACTAGGAAAAAATAAATCTATCATTTATTATTCCATTCCTACTTTCAATTCTAAATATATTTTAGAAAAAAAAATTACATATCCAATAATGTTTAATGGAAAGTTTAAATTTGAAGAAAAATTTGAGTCAGATATCTCAATAAAAAAAATAAAATATAAAATATTAAATCATTCTAAAACAAAATTTTTTTTAAAAAAAAGAATATTAAAAAAAATAATTATAATACCAAAAAAAGTAATAAATATAGTATATATATGATTTTTTTCTCTAAAAAAAGATATTATTTATTATCAATTGTATCTTAAAAAAAAAGATTCCTACATAAAACGTAAATTTGTGTTCCATAATCATTTCTTGAATTTTTTTTTCATTTTAGATTTAGAAAAGTCTAAAAACTTTTTTTTATGTCAAAAAAAAACCAAAATAAAACGTATAGTTTTTTTAGTTCTATAGAAAAAAATTTTGATAAAGCAGCAAAATTTTTTTCTCCAGAAGAAAAAGGCATTTTAGAACAAATAAAAGCTTGTAATTCAGTATACCGAATGCACTTTCCTGTGAAAATAGGAAAAGAAATTAAAGTAATTGAAGCGTATAGAGTACAACATTCTCATCACAAACTCCCCTGCAAAGGAGGAATAAGATATAGCATAAAAGTAAACCAAGATGAAATTATGACTTTAGCCGCACTCATGACATACAAGTGTGCTATAGTAGATGTTCCTTTTGGAGGAGCTAAAGGAGGAATTAAAATGGATCCACAAACTATTTCTGTAGAAAATATAGAAAAAATCACTCGTCGTTACACTTCTGAGCTGATTAAAAAGAATTTTATAGGCCCCGGAATAGACGTTCCTGCTCCTGATTATGGAACTGGAGAAAGAGAAATGAGTTGGATTTTTGATACGTTTTTATCACTGAGTCCTGGAGAAGTAGATGCATTAGCTTGTGTTACCGGAAAACCTATCTCTCAAGGAGGTGTTAGAGGAAGAAAGGAAGCAACAGGATTAGGCGTTTTTTATGGAATTAGAGAATTATGTCGTATCAAAGAAGATATGTTATCTATAGGTCTTGATGTTGGATTAGTAGGAAAAAAAGTAATAATACAAGGATTAGGAAATGTAGGATATCATGCAGCAACTTCTTTTCACGAAGCAGGAGCTATTATTATTGCATTAGCAGAAAGAGAAGGTGCGATTTACAATCAAAATGGATTAAATGTATACAACGTCGTTTTACATTTGAAAAATACTGGATCTATATTAAATTTTCCAGGTTCAAAAAACATTGAAAATACGGAAAAAGCGTTAGAATTAGAATGCGATATACTTATTCCCGCAGCATTAGAAAATGTTATACATAAAAACAATGCCAATCGTATTAAAGCAAAAATTATTGGAGAAGCTGCAAATGGACCTATTACTCCAGAAGCAGATGAAATATTAGAAAAAATGGGGGTAATTGTTGTTCCAGATATTTATTTAAATGCGGGAGGAGTTACCGTATCTTACTTTGAATGGTTAAAGAATTTAAGTCATGTTCGATATGGCCGTATGGAAAAACGTTTTAGTGAAAATATGAATGCAGAATTAGTGAAAGTTATAGAAACTATTTGCAGAAAAAAAATACTAAAAGAAGAAAAAAAAATTATTCTCAGAGGTGCAAGAGAAATAGATTTAGTACGTAGCGGATTAGAAGATACAATGATTAGTGGATTTCATAAAATTCGTGAATTAAAAAATTCAACAGGAATAAAAGATATGCGTACTGCTGCATTTGTTTTCGCTATAAATAAAATTATAGATTCTTATGAAAAATTAGGAATTTTTCCATAATCCACTACTTAGTCTCTATTCTAGTCTAGACTCAGTATCTATTTTTATTTTTATTAATGATAATAATAAAAAAAAAACATCCTTTATTTATTACTAATCATGAAGTACAAAAGATCATTGTTGAAATTAAGCGGAGAAGCTCTTATGGGTAATAACGAATTTGGACTTCATTCTACTCGTCTTCAACAATATGCTGAAGAAGTAAAAAAAGTAGTAGATATGGGAGCTCAAGTTGCTATAGTTATTGGAGGAGGAAATATATTTAGAGGATTTTCTAGGATAAAAGAAAATACGATAGATCGTATAGGAGGAGATTATATGGGCATGTTAGCTACCGTGATTAACGGAATCGCATTTCAATCTTATTTAGAAAATGTAGGAGTATGTACTTCTATACAAACAGCTATTAGAATGGATCAAATCGCAGAACCATTTGTAAAAGATAGAGCCATTCGTCATCTTGAAAAAGGACGAGTTGTTATATTTGTTGCAGGATTAGGAAACCCATATTTTACAACAGATACTGCAGCTGTATTACGTGCTATAGAAATCAAAGCTGACGTGTTATTGAAAGGAACAAGAGTAGATGGAATCTACACTACAGATCCGGAAAAAGATAAATGTGCTAAAAAACTAAAAAACATATCATTTGATATGGCCTATCAGATGGGAATCAAAGTGATGGATCAAACAGCATTTATTTTAGGAAACGAAAATAATTTACCTATTATTATTTTTGATATAAATAAAATAGGAAATTTCAAAAAAGTAATTTCCGGAGAAAAAGTAGGGACGCTTGTTTCTAAATGTTTCTAAAAAAAATATTATGGATGATTTAAATGAAATTTTTATTTCTTGCAAAAAGGATATGGAAAAAGTTGTAAAACAATTACAAAAAGAAATTTATAGTATCCGATTAGGAAGTAAATCTGTTATTTCCTTTTTAGAAAAAATAAAAATAAAGTGTTATGGAAGTTTCTTACCTTTGATTGAAATAGCCAATATTAATATTATAGACAATATGAATCTGACTATCCATCCTTGGGATCGTTCTATAATATCTATTATAGACAAAGCAATCATTGATTCAAATTTAGGATTTATGCCGAATAATAAAGGAGAATATATTCATATTCATATTCCAGTTATTACAGAAGAAGGAAGAAAAAACTTGATAAAAAAAGTAAAATGGCAAACAGAACAAGCGAAAATATTCATAAGAAACATACGTAAAAAAAACAATCAAAATATAAAAAAATTGAAACTATCAGAAGATTTATCAAAAGAAGGAGAAAATAGAATTCAAAAAAAAACAAGTGAATATATTCAAAAAATTAATTGCTTATTTCTTTCCAAAGAAAAAGAAATACTTCATAAATGATTGAAAAGTATTCTATTAAAAAATTATTAGATAAAGGAAAAATATTTTTAAATAAAACAGTTTTAGTTGAAGGATGGATTCGTTCTTTTCGAAATTCTATTTTCATATCATTAAATGATGGATCTACAATTAAAAATCTTCAAATTATTTTATCCAAAAAAAATTTTGATAAAAAAATTATAAAGAAAATAACAGTTGGATCATCTATTCAAGTAACAGGAATGATAAAAGAAAGTATAGGAAAAAAACAATGTATAGAACTACAAGCATTAGATCTAACTATTTATGGAGAAGTAGATTCTATAAGATTTCAAAGATCTATTTTACAACCAAAAAAACATAGTTTGGATAAATTACGGAAACAAGCACATTTACGTTTTCGTACAAGTCTTTTTAGTAGTATCATGCGGATCCGTCATCATATAGCTTTTTTAATACATAAATATTTTCATGAAAATGGTTTTTTTTATATTCATTCTCCAATTATAACTAATTCTAATTCTGAAGGTAGTGGAAAAATGTTTCAAGTGACTACTCTGGATTTAAAAAATATTCCATATATAAAAGGAAAAGTAGATTATACAAAAGATTTTTTTAAACAACAAACCTATCTTAGTGTTTCTGGCCAATTAGAAGCGGAAACTGCGGCTTTAGCATTAGGAAAAGTATATACTTTTGGACCGGTTTTTCGTGCAGAAAATTCTAATACTTCACGACATTTGTCAGAATTTTGGATGATAGAACCAGAAATGGCTTTTTTTCGTCTAGAAGAAAATATGAATGTAGCGGAAGATTTTTTAAAATACATCATCAGATATATTCTTGATCTTTGCATGGAAGATCTCTCATTTTTAAATGAACATATAAAAAAATGGAATAAGAATTCTTCTCTTTTAAAAAAATTAGAAAAAATATTAAAATCTACTTTTATACGAATCAGTTACACTGAAGCTATAAATATTCTTGAAAAAAGTAAAAATACAGA from Blattabacterium cuenoti carries:
- the asnS gene encoding asparagine--tRNA ligase, with the protein product MIEKYSIKKLLDKGKIFLNKTVLVEGWIRSFRNSIFISLNDGSTIKNLQIILSKKNFDKKIIKKITVGSSIQVTGMIKESIGKKQCIELQALDLTIYGEVDSIRFQRSILQPKKHSLDKLRKQAHLRFRTSLFSSIMRIRHHIAFLIHKYFHENGFFYIHSPIITNSNSEGSGKMFQVTTLDLKNIPYIKGKVDYTKDFFKQQTYLSVSGQLEAETAALALGKVYTFGPVFRAENSNTSRHLSEFWMIEPEMAFFRLEENMNVAEDFLKYIIRYILDLCMEDLSFLNEHIKKWNKNSSLLKKLEKILKSTFIRISYTEAINILEKSKNTDFVYPVLWGMDLQSEHEQYLVTNYFQSPVIIFDYPSCIKAFYMRMNKDKKTVQAMDVLFPEIGEIIGGSQREERYDILLNRIKNTNVDNSKLCWYLDTRRFGSVPHSGFGLGFDRLVQFITGMKNIRDVIPFPRTPKNAEF